One region of Enterobacter ludwigii genomic DNA includes:
- a CDS encoding pyrimidine (deoxy)nucleoside triphosphate diphosphatase — MLKTVDVVAAIIEKDHKILLAQRPAHADQPGMWEFAGGKVEAGETQPEALVRELWEELGIQAQPGQYVASHQREVSQRLINLHAWHVPAFSGELTAHYHSALVWCTPEEAFGYALAPADIPLLEAFIVLRDARPAGSC; from the coding sequence ATGCTTAAAACAGTCGATGTCGTTGCGGCAATCATCGAAAAAGACCATAAAATTTTACTCGCGCAGCGCCCGGCCCATGCTGACCAACCCGGTATGTGGGAATTCGCTGGTGGAAAAGTTGAAGCCGGAGAGACGCAACCCGAGGCGCTTGTCCGTGAGTTGTGGGAGGAGCTCGGTATTCAGGCCCAGCCGGGGCAGTATGTGGCAAGCCATCAGCGGGAAGTTTCGCAGCGGTTAATCAACCTTCATGCCTGGCACGTTCCCGCGTTTAGCGGTGAGCTGACGGCGCACTACCACAGCGCGCTGGTGTGGTGTACGCCTGAAGAGGCGTTCGGCTACGCCCTGGCCCCCGCGGATATTCCCCTGCTGGAAGCCTTTATTGTTTTACGCGACGCCAGACCAGCGGGTTCGTGCTAA